In Mytilus edulis chromosome 6, xbMytEdul2.2, whole genome shotgun sequence, the following proteins share a genomic window:
- the LOC139528031 gene encoding uncharacterized protein gives MYVCCPVKFKASTSISLNISSPPALEVFGKTIYNSSSIIRISCYMLGDLVMYGFDLWSHTANGVFIRHLKGENNGNISILVIRKCSYRDSGEYSCNAWNTKNNSQYWSNKTTSIVVNSAPVIIGSYTYNDTLPTFSVIYFAYPPPNVPNWFKYTKLLANSSRFSIYNIKKNISFEIYGKITQQTVYSTNLSMEEYIPGKYTAMLSNKYGQVRTTFNWKLDKSGQLFFFVLLVLTGMIVFILTAGVIAVIIKIKSTIGDLNFKQYQPNNRRAIYYAAPEDENTPHVYHRTDPEYEEPSPGHYMEILDINVGRNNSTTDDNQYEIAHDYIELE, from the exons ATGTACGTGTGTTGTCCA gttaagTTTAAAGCATCGACATcgatttctttaaatatttcaa GTCCGCCTGCACTAGAAGTGTTCggtaaaacaatttataatagCTCATCTATCATACGTATATCATGTTATATGCTTGGAGATTTAGTTATGTATGGATTCGACCTTTGGAGTCACACAGCAAATGGAGTATTTATCCGACATCTGAAAGGAGAAAATAATGGCAACATTTCAATTCTAGTTATACGCAAATGTTCATATAGAGATAGTGGCGAGTATTCATGCAATGCTTGGAATACAAAAAACAATAGCCAATATTGGTCCAACAAGACGACATCGATTGTTGTTAACT CGGCACCTGTTATTATTGGATCGTACACTTATAATGATACTTTGCCAACCTTTTCAGTAATCTATTTTGCTTACCCTCCACCTAATGTTCCAAATTGGTTCAAATACACTAAATTACTGGCGAATTCTTCAAGATTTTCAATATACAATATAAAGAAGAacatttcttttgaaatatatgGGAAAATAACACAACAAACTGTTTACTCGACGAATTTGAGTATGGAAGAGTACATTCCTGGAAAGTATACTGCTATGCTGTCAAATAAATACGGCCAAGTTAGAACCACATTCAACTGGAAACTAG ATAAATCCGGACAACTGTTTTTCTTTGTCTTACTTGTGTTAACTGGTATGATCGTGTTTATACTTACTGCTGGTGTTATTGcagttattattaaaataaaatctacaaTAG gcgatttaaattttaaacaatatcaaCCTAATAATAGACGAGCCAT ATATTATGCAGCACCAGAGGATGAAAATACCCCTCACGTATACCATAGAACGGATCCCGAATATGAAGAACCAAGTCCAGGACATTATATGGAAATTTTGGACATAAACGTAGGAAGAAACAATAGTACAACTGATGACAATCAATATGAAATAGCACATGATTACATTGAGTTGGAGTAG